The window TCTGCAATAATAATCGCGACCCTGATACTCGTGCCGGACGTCAACGCCGCCGGAGCCGCCGCGAGCCTCATATTTCTCCTGGCCTTCGCCCTCACGCAGGGGATAGCCATACTCGCACGTAAAAGGAGAACCCCGAGGCCGGATGCGTTCCGGATACCTTTCTTTCCCTACCTCCCCCTCGCCGGCATCGTGATCTGCTCGGGCATAGTCATATTCGAGGGTATCAAAGTCCCCGAGGCCGGAATCATCGCCGCTATCTGGCTGGCAATAGGCGGCGTTCTCTATTACATACGCTTCGGCCGGAGCGCAAGGATTTTCGACGCCTCGTCCGAGGGCTACGACCCCGAGCTGGTCAGGCTCCGCGGAAGGAATCCGCTCTTCCTCGTCCCCATCGCGAATCCGACGAGCGCCAAGGCCACGATAGAGGTCGCGGCCGCGCTCGCCCCGCCCGAATACGGTAAGGTGCTTTTACTTTCCGTCGTTACCACCGGCGAAGAAACCCCGGTTTACGAAGAAGACCGCGTGCTCAGCGCACAGGCGGTGCTGAGGGAGGCGATATCGACCTCCCTCGAAATCGGCCTCAGCCCCGAGGCCCTCATCACGATAGCCGAAAGGCCGTGGCCCGAAATAGTGCGCGTCGCCCGGACGTACAGGTGCGAGAGCCTTCTCATCGGCCTCACGTCGCTCACCCAGAAATCCGCCGAAAGGAACCTCGAAAGGCTCGTAAACGCCGTCCCGAGCAACGTGGTCATGCTGAAAGCCCCACGGGGCTGGCACATACACACGGCCAAGCGCATACTCGTCCCTGTCGGGGGCAGGGGGGGCCACGGAGAGCTCCTGGCCCGTATACTGGGAAGCATCTCCCGCGCCGGCGGGACCGAGGTCACGTTCCTCCGCATACTCCCCGAAGACACCGACTGGAGAGCGGCCAAAAAGGCCCGGAACGAGCTTTTCCGCTATGCGGAAGACCACGCCGGGCACGTAAACTTCAAGGTAAGGATCGAAAAATCCGACGACATCGCCGGGCGCATAATAAAGCTGGCCGAGGAAAACGACCTCGTCATACTCGGCATCCACCAGTCGGGGAGCCGGAAACGCTCCCTCGGCGGTCCCCCCCTCCGTATCATACGCGAGAGCCCCCGCCCCGTTCTTATGATAAGCAGGGGGGGATGACAGGC is drawn from Thermodesulfobacteriota bacterium and contains these coding sequences:
- a CDS encoding amino acid permease gives rise to the protein MGEIVTTGRRNLGLFGAIGIGVGSIVGGSILVLTGISYTAAGPGAIFAFILNGLIAIITAFSFAELSAAFPESGGPYVYAKKLLSIKAAFAIGWLLWFASMVASVLYALGAGYFTTLLIKGVLGYFPGMSADWLTTARASQVIAGAAIVYYTVSLMLKPASGGAFANIGKIIAFSVLILGGVWAMTGESPASIRKDFSPLLPFGFLGVVEAMGYTFIAFHGFELIAAVAGEVKDPDKTIPRAMIISILISLAIYVPLVFIVTIAGTAPGQSIVDLSMQNPESVIAVAAERYMGKAGYWVVVIAGILSMLSALYANILAPSRIAESMARDRTLPRPLGEVSSKWGTPDKALLATSAIIIATLILVPDVNAAGAAASLIFLLAFALTQGIAILARKRRTPRPDAFRIPFFPYLPLAGIVICSGIVIFEGIKVPEAGIIAAIWLAIGGVLYYIRFGRSARIFDASSEGYDPELVRLRGRNPLFLVPIANPTSAKATIEVAAALAPPEYGKVLLLSVVTTGEETPVYEEDRVLSAQAVLREAISTSLEIGLSPEALITIAERPWPEIVRVARTYRCESLLIGLTSLTQKSAERNLERLVNAVPSNVVMLKAPRGWHIHTAKRILVPVGGRGGHGELLARILGSISRAGGTEVTFLRILPEDTDWRAAKKARNELFRYAEDHAGHVNFKVRIEKSDDIAGRIIKLAEENDLVILGIHQSGSRKRSLGGPPLRIIRESPRPVLMISRGG